Proteins encoded in a region of the Raphanus sativus cultivar WK10039 unplaced genomic scaffold, ASM80110v3 Scaffold1085, whole genome shotgun sequence genome:
- the LOC130503722 gene encoding histone acetyltransferase type B catalytic subunit-like gives MAQKHQSAAAPGPEPKKRRRVGFSPADAGVEANECIKIYLVSSKEEVGSPDVSCVTPVDLNDFFDGDGKIYGYQGLKISVWINSISLHSYADITFQSTTNGDKGITDLKSALQNIFAETIVDSKDEFLQTFSTEKDFIRNMVSNGEVIHSGVTDGSSINAQVAPSDLQVLRMEIVSPNAGLLYSRLVPLVLLFVDGSNPIDVTDPDWHLYLLIQKKEDKEEPLYQIVGFTAIYKFYRYPDRLRMRLSQILVLPSFQGKGFGSYLMEVVNKMAVAENVYDLTVEEPSEKFQHIRTCIDINRLRSFDTIKPAIDSAVATLTKGKLSKKAQLPRFTPPSDAIEKVREALKINKKQLLKCWEILIYLALDPVDKYMEDYTSVITSHVRTDILGKDVEAPKKQVVDVPTEFEAEASFVVFKSVNGEEGNSNNVQVDENKPDQEQQLKQLVEERIREIKLVAEKVSRTCPKVSI, from the exons ATGGCTCAGAAGCATCAATCCGCCGCCGCCCCAGGTCCCGAGCCTAAGAAGCGTCGCCGCGTCGGATTCTCTCCCGCCG ATGCTGGCGTGGAGGCTAACGAGTGCATCAAAATCTATCTCG TCTCCAGCAAAGAGGAAGTGGGTTCTCCTGATGTTTCATGTGTTACTCCTGTTGATCTGAACGATTTTTTTGATGGAGATGGGAAGATATATGGCTACCAAGGTTTGaag ATCAGTGTATGGATCAATAGCATTTCGTTGCATTCTTATGCTGATATTACATTCCAGAGCACAACCAAT GGAGACAAAGGCATCACGgacctcaaatctgctttacAG AACATATTTGCTGAGACAATTGTTGACAGCAAGGATGAATTTCTGCAAACGTTTTCGACGGAGAAAGATTTTATCAG AAATATGGTCTCAAACGGAGAGGTAATACATTCCGGAGTGACAGATGGAAGCAGCATCAATGCTCAAGTGGCTCCTTCAGATCTCCAG GTTTTACGGATGGAGATTGTTTCTCCAAATGCTGGACTCCTCTATAGCCGATTGGTGCCCcttgttcttctttttgtcgATG GCAGCAACCCTATTGATGTCACTGACCCTGACTGGCATTTATATCTCTTGATTCAAAAGAAAGAGGATAAAGAGGAGCCTTTGTATCAAATTGTCGGCTTTACTGCTATTTATAAGTTCTATCGTTACCCCGACAGGTTAAGGATGCGACTCAGCCag ATCCTGGTCCTGCCTTCCTTCCAAGGAAAAGGATTTGGAAGCTATCTCATGGAGGTTGTAAACAAAATGGCCGTAGCAGAAAACGTTTACGATCTAACAGTGGAAGAGCCATCCGAAAAGTTCCAACACATCCGCACTTGCATAGACATAAACCGCTTGCGTTCTTTCGATACAATCAAACCAGCCATCGATTCAGCTGTTGCGACTCTCACAAAAGGCAAGCTATCGAAGAAAGCTCAGCTACCTCGATTCACCCCGCCTTCGGATGCCATCGAGAAGGTCCGCGAAGCTCTGAAGATCAACAAGAAACAGCTCCTCAAATGCTGGGAGATCTTGATATACCTCGCGCTTGATCCTGTCGACAAATACATGGAGGATTACACGAGTGTCATCACGAGCCATGTGAGAACCGACATTCTTGGAAAAGATGTAGAGGCTCCAAAGAAACAGGTGGTGGATGTTCCGACCGAGTTCGAAGCTGAAGCGTCGTTTGTGGTTTTCAAGTCTGTGAATGGAGAAGAAGGTAATAGCAACAATGTTCAAGTGGATGAAAACAAGCCGGATCAAGAGCAGCAGTTGAAGCAATTGGTTGAGGAGAGGATTCGTGAGATCAAGTTGGTTGCTGAGAAAGTCTCTAGGACTTGCCCGAAGGTGAGCATCTGA
- the LOC130494696 gene encoding protein NDL1 codes for MAESNGSVSVDVGTIYLGGKEHRVKTACGVVSVIVYGDREKPALITYPDLALNHMSCFQGLFFCPEAASLLLHNFCIYHISPPGHELGAAPIFPNDTVPSADDLADQILEVLNFFGLGAVMCMGVTAGAYILTLFAMKHRERVAGLILVSPLCKAPSWSEWFYNRVVSNLLYFYGMCGVVKEFLLQRYFSKEVRGNVEIPESDIAQACRRLLDERQSVNVMRFLDAIDRRPDISSGLKKLKCRTLIFIGDQSPFYSEAVHMAANLDRGYCALVEVQACGSMVTEEQPHAMLVPMEYFLMGYGLYRPSCFTGSPRSPLSPSCISPELLSPESMGLKLKPIKTRVSA; via the exons ATGGCTGAGTCAAACGGCTCCGTTTCCGTCGACGTTGGAACCATCTATCTTGGTGGCAAG GAGCATCGTGTTAAAACAGCATGTGGCGTTGTGTCCGTCATTGTCTATGGAGACCGAGAAAAGCCAGCATTGATTACTTATCCCGATCTGGCCCTTAACC ATATGTCATGCTTCCAAGGATTGTTCTTTTGTCCTGAAGCAGCTTCCTTGCTTCTACATAACTTCTGCATCTATCATATAAGTCCACCTGGCCATGAG TTAGGAGCTGCTCCGATTTTTCCTAATGATACAGTCCCTTCTGCTGACGATTTGGCGGATCAGATCCTTGAAGTTCTCAACTTTTTCGg actTGGTGCTGTTATGTGTATGGGAGTGACTGCAGGTGCTTACATCCTCACATTATTCGCT ATGAAACATAGAGAAAGGGTTGCCGGTTTGATTCTCGTCTCACCGTTATGCAAGGCGCCGTCTTGGTCTGAATGGTTCTACAACAGAGTTGTCTCAAACTTGTTGTATTTCTACGGAATGTGTGGAGTGGTAAAAGAGTTTCTGCTTCAAAGATATTTTAGTAAG GAAGTGCGTGGTAACGTGGAGATTCCAGAGTCAGATATAGCACAAGCTTGCAGAAGA CTGCTTGATGAGAGGCAAAGTGTAAACGTCATGCGGTTTCTTGATGCCATTGATCG gagaCCTGACATCTCAAGTGGATTGAAGAAACTAAAATGCAGGACACTTATCTTTATAGGAGATCAATCTCCATTCTATTCAGAAGCTGTTCACATGGCAGCAAATTTGGATAGAGGATACTGTGCTTTGGTTGAG GTTCAGGCTTGTGGTTCAATGGTAACAGAGGAGCAACCACATGCAATGTTGGTTCCAATGGAATATTTCTTGATGGGTTATGGATTGTATAGACCATCTTGTTTTACAGGCAGCCCTAGAAGTCCTCTTAGCCCTTCCTGCATTTCACCTGAGCTTCTCTCCCCTGAAAGCATGGGATTAAAGCTTAAGCCTATCAAA